A section of the Melopsittacus undulatus isolate bMelUnd1 chromosome 3, bMelUnd1.mat.Z, whole genome shotgun sequence genome encodes:
- the SNRPB2 gene encoding U2 small nuclear ribonucleoprotein B'', whose protein sequence is MDIRPNHTIYINNINDKIKKGELKRSLYALFSQFGHVVDIVALKTMKMRGQAFVIFKELGSSTNALRQLQGFPFYGKPMRIQYAKTDSDIISKMRGTFADKEKRKEKKKAKSLEQSANAPNKKLIQGATQNSASAPGTAAQNQQVPDNPPNYILFLNNLPEETNEMMLSMLFNQFPGFKEVRLVPGRHDIAFVEFENENQAGAARDALQGFKITPSHAMKITYAKK, encoded by the exons ATGGACATCAGGCCGAACCACACCATCTACATCAACAACATCAACGATAAGATTAAGAAAGGAG AACTGAAGAGGTCTCTGTATGCGTTATTCTCACAGTTTGGCCATGTGGTCGACATTGTGGCTTTAAAGACTATGAAGATGAGAGGACAGGCTTTTGTTATATTTAAAGAACTTGGATCGTCTACCAATGCTTTGAGACAACTACAAGGCTTTCCATTTTATGGAAAGCCAATG cgGATTCAGTATGCAAAAACAGACTCCGATATCATCTCTAAAATGCGTGGTACTTTTGCTGataaggaaaagaggaaggagaagaagaaggcCAAATCTCTGGAGCAGTCAGCAAATGCACCAAATAAAAAGCTTATCCAG GGGGCAACACAGAATTCAGCCAGTGCCCCAGGGACTGCAGCACAGAATCAACAG GTGCCTGACAACCCGCCCAACTATATCCTCTTCCTTAATAACTTGCCTGAGGAAACAAATGAGATGATGCTGTCCATGTTATTCAATCA GTTTCCTGGATTCAAAGAGGTTCGCTTAGTGCCTGGACGCCATGACATTGCATTTGTGGAGTTTGAAAATGAGAATCaagcaggagctgctcgagATGCTCTCCAAGGATTCAAGATTACTCCATCTCATGCAATGAAAATCACCTATGCAAAGAAATAA